One Brassica napus cultivar Da-Ae chromosome C4, Da-Ae, whole genome shotgun sequence genomic region harbors:
- the LOC111197872 gene encoding ABC transporter G family member 18-like, which yields MPRVAAESQEISLDGGWESPTLGELLKDLEDGHRKKDSGEDASVHHVLDVASPETRPVPFLLSFNNLCYDVRGKADSVKTLLNDVSGEVCDGDVLAVLGASGAGKSTLIDALAGRVSSLRGTVTLNGEKVLKSQLLKVISAYVMQDDLLFPMLTVKETLMFASEFRLPRSLSKSKKMERVEALIDKLGLRNAADTIIGDEGHRGVSGGERRRVSIGADIIHDPIVLFLDEPTSGLDSTNAFMVVQVLKRIARSGSMVIMSIHQPSARIIDLLDRLIILSRGKSVFSGYPTSLPQFLSDFGHPVPGKENITEFALDLVRELEGSTKGTEELVEFNEKWQQNQSPRATPMTTPYKALSLKESITTSVSRGKLVSGSTSSNPISMETVSYANTPLVEAYILSKRYIKNWSRTPELIITRLATVLVTGLILATIYWRLDNTPRGAQERMAFFSFAMSTMFYTCADNLPVFIHERYIFLRETTHNAYRTYSYVISHVLVSLPQLLALSIAFAVTTFWTVGLSGGLESFLYYCLIIYAAFWSGSSFVTFISGLIPNVMISFMVTISYLSYCLLMGGFFINRDRIPGYWIWFHYISLMKYPYEAVLINEFDDPSRCFVRGVQVFDGTLFAKVPDAIKVKMFDTLGNSLGTKITESTCLRTGPDLLLQQGISQLSKWDCLWVTFAWGIFFRILFYLSLLFGSKNKRT from the coding sequence ATGCCACGTGTTGCAGCGGAATCCCAAGAAATCTCTCTCGACGGCGGCTGGGAGTCACCAACGCTCGGCGAACTGCTAAAAGATCTCGAAGACGGTCACCGGAAGAAAGACTCCGGCGAAGATGCTTCGGTTCATCACGTATTGGATGTCGCTTCCCCTGAAACAAGACCTGTGCCGTTTCTCTTATCCTTCAACAATCTCTGTTACGATGTCAGGGGAAAAGCCGACTCGGTCAAAACTCTACTCAACGATGTTTCCGGCGAGGTTTGCGACGGCGATGTCCTTGCCGTTCTCGGTGCAAGCGGAGCCGGTAAGTCCACGTTGATCGACGCACTAGCGGGACGTGTGAGTAGCTTGAGAGGTACGGTAACTCTAAACGGAGAGAAAGTTTTGAAAAGTCAACTCCTAAAAGTGATATCAGCATACGTCATGCAAGACGATCTCTTGTTTCCGATGCTCACCGTCAAAGAAACACTAATGTTCGCTTCAGAGTTTCGTCTTCCGAGAAGCTTGTCCAAGTCCAAGAAAATGGAGCGTGTTGAAGCCCTAATAGACAAGCTAGGGCTCAGAAACGCGGCGGATACAATAATAGGAGACGAAGGACACCGTGGGGTCTCCGGCGGAGAGCGGCGGCGCGTGTCGATCGGTGCCGACATCATCCACGACCCCATTGTCTTGTTCCTGGACGAACCTACTTCGGGGTTGGACTCCACCAACGCCTTTATGGTGGTGCAAGTTCTTAAGCGTATCGCTCGTAGTGGCAGTATGGTAATTATGTCGATACATCAACCTAGCGCTCGTATCATAGACTTGCTCGACCGTCTTATCATCTTATCTCGCGGCAAGAGTGTATTCAGTGGATATCCGACAAGTCTTCCTCAGTTCTTGTCTGATTTCGGACATCCAGTCCCGGGGAAAGAGAACATCACAGAGTTTGCACTTGACCTAGTCCGAGAGCTAGAAGGATCGACCAAAGGAACCGAAGAGTTAGTAGAGTTCAACGAGAAGTGGCAACAGAACCAATCTCCTcgagccacgccaatgaccacTCCTTACAAAGCATTGTCTCTAAAAGAATCCATCACTACAAGTGTTTCCAGAGGCAAACTAGTCTCCGGCTCGACCAGCTCCAACCCCATCTCAATGGAGACAGTATCATACGCAAACACGCCATTGGTCGAGGCATATATATTATCCAAACGTTACATTAAAAACTGGTCCCGCACCCCCGAGCTCATTATAACACGGCTCGCTACGGTCCTGGTGACTGGTCTTATCTTAGCTACTATATATTGGAGGCTGGACAACACTCCACGAGGTGCACAAGAGAGAATGGCTTTCTTTTCATTCGCCATGTCCACAATGTTCTACACCTGTGCAGACAACCTCCCTGTCTTTATCCATGAACGTTACATTTTCTTGAGAGAGACAACTCACAATGCATACAGGACATACTCATACGTTATATCTCACGTTCTCGTGTCTCTGCCTCAGCTACTCGCTCTCTCCATTGCATTTGCTGTTACCACGTTCTGGACAGTTGGTTTAAGCGGTGGACTAGAGAGCTTCTTGTATTACTGTCTCATTATCTACGCAGCCTTTTGGTCTGGTTCCTCTTTCGTTACCTTCATATCCGGTCTTATTCCGAATGTCATGATAAGTTTCATGGTCACTATTTCCTATCTTTCGTACTGTCTACTGATGGGTGGATTCTTCATTAACCGTGATCGGATACCGGGTTACTGGATATGGTTTCATTACATCTCATTGATGAAGTATCCTTATGAAGCTGTCTTGATCAATGAGTTTGATGACCCATCTCGATGTTTTGTAAGAGGAGTTCAAGTATTTGATGGTACGCTTTTCGCCAAAGTGCCTGATGCGATAAAGGTTAAGATGTTTGATACACTGGGTAACTCTTTAGGAACTAAGATAACGGAGTCCACATGCTTGAGAACAGGGCCTGACTTGCTTTTGCAGCAAGGTATATCTCAGTTGAGCAAATGGGATTGCTTGTGGGTTACGTTTGCTTGGGGTATCTTCTTTAGGATCTTGTTTTACTTGTCCTTGTTGTTTGGAAGCAAGAATAAGAGGACGTGA